One Leclercia pneumoniae genomic region harbors:
- a CDS encoding MFS transporter, which produces MRKIKGLRWYMIALVTLGTVLGYLTRNTVAAAAPTLMEELHISTQQYSYIIAAYSAAYTIMQPVAGYVLDILGTKIGYAFFAVTWAVFCGATALAGSWGGLALARGAVGAAEAAMIPAGLKASSEWFPAKERSIAVGYFNVGSSIGAMIAPPLVVWAIVMHSWQMAFIISGVLSFAWAMAWLVFYKHPRDQKKLSEEEREYIIGGQEAQHQTNNGKKMSVWQILGTRQFWGIALPRFLAEPAWGTFNAWIPLFMFKVYGFNLKEIAMFAWMPMLFADLGCIVGGYLPPLFQRWFGVNLIVSRKMVVTMGALLMIGPGMIGLFTSPYVAIGLLCIGGFAHQSLSGALITLSSDVFGRNEVATANGLTGMAAWTASTLFALVVGALADTIGFSPLFAVLAVFDVLGAIVIWTVLKNQSAEELAKSTIGGPAAQS; this is translated from the coding sequence ATGCGTAAAATTAAAGGGTTACGTTGGTACATGATCGCACTGGTGACGCTTGGCACCGTGCTGGGCTACCTGACGCGTAACACTGTGGCGGCTGCGGCGCCAACGTTAATGGAAGAGCTGCACATTTCGACCCAGCAATACTCTTACATCATCGCCGCTTACTCTGCGGCATACACCATCATGCAGCCCGTTGCCGGCTATGTGCTGGATATTCTCGGCACCAAAATTGGCTACGCCTTCTTCGCCGTCACCTGGGCAGTATTCTGCGGCGCGACCGCGCTGGCGGGCAGCTGGGGTGGACTGGCACTGGCACGTGGCGCAGTAGGTGCTGCAGAAGCCGCTATGATCCCGGCCGGCCTGAAAGCCAGCTCTGAATGGTTCCCGGCGAAAGAGCGCTCCATCGCCGTTGGCTATTTCAACGTGGGTTCTTCTATTGGTGCGATGATTGCCCCGCCGCTGGTGGTATGGGCTATCGTGATGCACAGCTGGCAGATGGCATTCATCATCTCTGGCGTGCTTAGCTTTGCATGGGCAATGGCGTGGCTGGTCTTCTATAAGCACCCGCGCGATCAGAAAAAACTTTCTGAAGAAGAACGTGAATACATCATTGGTGGTCAGGAAGCACAGCACCAGACCAACAACGGTAAAAAGATGTCTGTCTGGCAGATTCTGGGTACCCGTCAATTCTGGGGTATCGCCCTGCCACGCTTCCTGGCAGAACCGGCCTGGGGTACCTTCAACGCCTGGATCCCGCTGTTCATGTTTAAAGTCTACGGCTTTAACCTGAAAGAGATCGCCATGTTTGCCTGGATGCCAATGCTGTTTGCTGACCTGGGCTGCATCGTAGGGGGTTACCTGCCGCCACTGTTCCAGCGCTGGTTTGGTGTTAACCTGATTGTGTCACGTAAGATGGTTGTGACCATGGGCGCACTGCTGATGATTGGCCCAGGCATGATCGGCCTCTTCACCAGCCCGTACGTGGCGATTGGCCTGCTGTGCATCGGTGGTTTTGCTCACCAGTCTCTGTCTGGCGCGCTGATTACCCTCTCTTCCGACGTCTTTGGGCGTAACGAAGTGGCAACCGCCAACGGCCTGACCGGTATGGCGGCCTGGACCGCCAGCACCCTGTTTGCACTGGTTGTGGGCGCACTGGCAGATACTATCGGCTTTAGCCCGCTGTTCGCGGTACTGGCGGTGTTCGACGTGCTGGGGGCCATCGTTATCTGGACGGTACTGAAAAACCAGTCAGCCGAGGAGCTGGCAAAGAGCACCATAGGCGGCCCCGCCGCCCAGAGTTAG